Sequence from the Phragmites australis chromosome 6, lpPhrAust1.1, whole genome shotgun sequence genome:
aCCTCCCGTACCAATCAGTGGTCAACTCTAAGCATGAGAACCTCCACTGCCTTCTCAGTATAAGGGCCCCACTATCTCACTTTCTGAATGCCAACAGATCAAGAGAGTTCAAACAAAGGGGGGAACATCAGAAAAGATGTGGCATTTGAGACATTGCTGTAAATGAAGATTTTGCTTAAAACTGAAAATATTAATGGAGTGCAAGTCAAATAAAGACTCACTTCAGCTCCCAATCTAATTGGAAGGACAACTCGCGAACAATGTTTGTAGGGAATTCATTCTACTTGGCTACTGCTACTGTTAGAACTTAGAAATGGCTTCACTCATACTACACAAAGCAAATTTCACATTACATTACTAAATATCAGCAGACACATTTTCCGCCTCAACAATCCATGATTTAAACTTCTATCTTTTCTTCTGCATTCAATAAAGCAGCGGTTGAGAATTCCCATGAACTCCAACTgaaccaaaacaaaacaaactaCAGTACAATTTTACTGCATATACGCTATCTCATCAGTGATGACTAAGGTCTCTTTGGCATTGTGGTGACTTTTCATAAGCATCGATTGTTTTTCTACTCTAGGCTATATCAGGTAGTTGAAAGCATGTTTCCCAACTCAAATCTACATCCTCCCCAACTTCGTAGCTCCAGTACCGCCAACATTGTTTTCGATTTGGTCTGAGCTCTAGAACTTGGACTGAGCACGGATATGCCTAGTTGTCACTATTATATTGTTGTTTCCATAAAAATGCCTCCCTCTCTTACTGACACATGGAACCACCTGTGTTGATGATATATAGGCTAATATGGCAAATTAGTGGCACACCCGTCATGTGAAATCTAAAATAAGTGTTAAACACACCCATACACTAATAGCGAGGGTACTAACAGATGTGGAAGCGAGAGAATcgaaataaagaaagaaagaaaggtgtGTGTCACCTGTTTGCTTCAGCCTCCGTTCGAGGCACTCGACGAGGAGATCCCCCGGACCTCGAGGAGGCGTGCAACGCGGCGCGCTATCTCCGGTGGCCGGCGGTGGTTGAGGATGGAGTAAATGGGTTCACTCGTGCTTACGCAGAGATTAAGGGCAGGGTCCAGGATTTGGGTTTCGGGACATGAAGACCGAGTCGGATTAGGCCCACATGTGATTATCCAGCCTGGTTCATAGAGTCAGGAACTCTAGGATGGGTAGCtcgaaagtaaattttataaatcgTTTGAAAAActcttataatattttatttatattatttatctCATAATTTAATGGTTAGattgaagaagagaaagagtAGATACTTGTTATTATAGGGTGTTATTAAAGTGGATTTTTTAATGACCGGGTCTTTTGGGTGGTTCGGTTTAGGCATTTGCTCAGGGAGCAGCAGATTCCGGCGGTCTGCTCCGACTCCGTTTGCGGCCGAGACGCGATCCAGTTCCTCCGGCCGCCACGATGCCTCGGTGAGTGTTTCTCTGTCTTGGGGAATCTCCTGGCTCCGATAGGAGGTACATCGGCAGTGGTGCGATTGGGGACGAGGGCCGGGGGCGGTAGGATTTGGATGTGAACCTAGCTCACGCGCTCCATGCTTTTGAGAAGAAGGCCGAGTGTTTTCTTGACAGAAGATTTCGTGGGTAGATTCTACAATGCGGTAGGATTTGGGGTTCGTGGTGGCGAAGCGAAGGGGAGTGGCTTTGCTGAACCTCCCTGGGCGCTCTCATGTTGAATACGTtctctcttgttcttgcctTGCAGGTATTATTGTGACTACTGCGACACCTACCTGACCCATGACTCGGTTAGTGTCGCTCACCCCTTCAATGTTTCTAAGGCTGGACTTGGGTAGGTAGTTCTTTAATTTCATTCTAGGTTAGTTAGGAATACATGCTACTGAGTACAAGCTCGTGTTGACATAATCTGGTGAAAAGTTTCCTGTAACGGCTACCCATTATCTGGGTTGGAGGATGTTAGATTATATTCATGCCTACTTTCCAAGACCCCTTTGTGCCACTTCGTTGTTTGTTTATCTTGGTGGATCAATCCAATTTTTTGAGCAATTGCATAGTGTGGTCCTTGATATAATTGATGCTCAACTGAGACTGCAGGAGagtagtgtgtgtgtgtgtgtgtcctCCTTTGCATaacctaaagcatacaattgCACACTTGGGAACCACCTATTTTGGTACAGATAATGTGCAACGAGATATTTACGAACTGCAACCCTCTTGCCTTTCTAAATATCAATAGGCCTTCTTCTTTTTAGACTGTAAAATAGTATAGAGGTAATTTGAGATATTTACAAACTGCAATCCTCTTGCCTTTCTAAATATCAATAGGTCTTCTTCTTTTTAGGCTGTCAAATAGTATAGAGGTGACTTGGAACAGAGTTACTTTTGCTGGTGTGtgatcctatattttttatagttGATATGTGAGTTAACTACTTAATAAAAAATGGTGCAGCCATCTGTCCGAAAGCAACACAATGCGGGATACAAACATAAGgtattattttattcttttttatctctATAACTCCAATTTATTCTTGGTGTCTATAAATCCTTAAGATGCTGCTTACATTCCTGGTTTGAAACTTTTAAGGCAAATGTTCGAAACTACTATCAGCAATTTGAGGAGCAGCAAACTCAAAGTTTAATTGATCAAAGAATCAAGGAACATTTGGGACAAGCTGCAGCTTTCCAAGTTGGCGCCCCTTTCAACCAACATCTTCTCTCATACCCAGGAGGTGTGCACCGTCCTCGTCTTCCGATTTTACCCACACCTATGATGCCACATGGTGTCCCTCAAGTACCTGGTGCACCGTTGATGCCAGGAGTTAGGCCTCCTATTTTACCAGCTCCAGGTCTTCCAGGTAAACAGAACTATTGTTTTTGTCATTGTTCATAATTACTAGTATCTATTATGACAACTTACATTAAGTTTTTATGGCCTGTAATTTCTAATGTATGCTCCTTCCCTGAGATATGTATTGCTTTCTTTCGCGGAAGCTGAAAGAATTACTGGTATGTGTGCATGCAAGCTTAACAGGGCACGTCGAAAGATGGATATCATGTGGGGGACGCTAGTTAATTTTACATGGCCTGAATACGGTTCTTCAGCATATGTCTACACTTTGTTTCAGTGCACTAATTGGCATACTAGTTATTTCTACATGGCCTGAATACGGTTATTCAGCATATGTCTACACTTTGTTTCAGTGCACTAATTGGTCTGATGATGCTTAGTGGGGCACTGGTTCTTAAGAACATGTTCATCTGCATACCAATGCTGGGTTAATTACATGGTTTGGACGATTTTGACCATTACAATTGATATCTTCTTGGATTTCATTTGTTTTGGACATATCCTGATATGTAGTTACAAGTAACTATAAGGGAACTCTGAGTGACCCTCAACTACGGTGGCCGTAGGAAGaaatgacccccccccccccctcttttttttttgcaagaaaacAAATAAGTGCAAACTGTTGTTCGGATTTTTAGAAAAGcttgaaatatatatacatgatcCAAAATTTTCCTCTTATTTTACTTTGCTCCTGCAGCAGTTGAACCTGTGAGTTTCTTATGAGTATAGATCTGAAGTTAAAAAATTAGAGTATtctgataattttttatatacaaGTTTATCTCAAATATCATTACAGTTTTTCCAGATTAATAAATGGATTTGGTTTCTATAGTTATGCAGGTAAGTTGGTGCGTACGGTATACTGCATCGTATCATGGATTTGTTGACTAGATCGACTGACTATTATAAGCATCCTTAATCTACTACTCCTTAACAGCATACTGCTGTTATATTGTGCATgccttttattttgtgctacATCAATTATTGAAATATTGTAGTTTACTAGGTGATAATTGAAAGCTGTAAAAGGAAGTCTAGATGTAGTATTCATACGAAGTGGCACACTACTAGAATTATGTGGTAGTGAGATTTAAAGTTGGAGCGGTATTATATAGCTTGATGTTGTCACTTTGCTCAGCTGCACATTATGCTGATGTACTTGCTCTCTAGAAGAGTTCCATTTACACTTTTCAGTAAAAAGCCTTCTGATACATTTCATTTATTCAAACCAAATAATGATTTTCAAATGTTTGTCAGGTTATCCTGGTGCTCCGCCAACTATGCAGCAACCAGGTGCCCCACCTGGTTCCATGCCAATGCAGATGGCACCTCTCCCAAGGCCTCCAACACTACCACCCCCAACATCTGGAGCCCCAGGCGCCCCTATTCACAACAGCGGGGCTCCTCCGGCCATGTACCAAACAAACCCACCGCCACCTGCAGGGCCAACTTCTGGTGCTCCACCGGCTCCAGCAACTGCTCCTCCACAGCCTGCGTTCTCCTACGCACAACCATCTGAAGGCACCCACTGATTCTGTTCCTCAGGCATTTACTTAGGAAGCATATGAAGATGCAGAGAAAGGTTGCTCTTTTGAACGTTGATGCTGCTGTCATTTAACTGAGATCATTCTGTATGTCTGTCACTTGAATTTGAGGGATCGTTGACAAAAGCTTCCTGTAAGTTTATGAGGCGCGGGTGGGGACAGTATTGTAGTTGAAGTTAACATTGTAATCGACTTCAGTTCGTATTAATTTCAGAAGATACTTGCGAGTCAAAACTAACTGGTTTTCCTCTGGTATAGAAATCTTGTGCGGCACGGGATGCTTGAACTCGATGCTGCATCTGTATGTTGTAACTGACCACCTTTCATTTTCGAGATGATTTGCTGCATGTACTCTTTATACCCCATGTCTCACTGAGTCGGCCTCAGGTTAATGGACTTCCCCTTTCCATGAaaaaatgaatgaatgaatcGCTGGCCAGAGCAGGATGGCCCTTGGCTTCAAAGGGGCTCCAAACTAGCAAGTTCACGTGGCAAGAAATACTTGCGAAATAGTATAATGGTAACCACGGCGCGTGGAATAGCCCTGTTTGCGGCCTAATCAAAACCATCTCCTGAGTGATGGCACAGGCGTTTGCTCACAAGCACCGTGGGAGTTTATCTTCAGGAAAGCAATGGCTGTGCAATTTCAGTTCTTAAATCGTGCATTCTTAACGTCATAACCAAACACAAAACACGATCAAATTTTGAATTATTAAAATTCTCCAACTGTAAGTATCTAAAAGTTACAGAATTTCTATTAATATGATAGAAGGGGTCGCGCTGCATTCTATCCAGGTAACTCAAGGAATATCACAACGAACAACCATAGCCTTACTGTTattgttagtcgctgaattcttactcttggtagtagctgaattcttactctcatcgagagaggatgacactaggagttggggcaatttttctggtttatttctcacacaaatgtcatgccaacctgaggggttggggatacatatttataggctgctagccagccaagcatatgctaagatgctgtcctagatgccaagcatatgctaagatgctgtcctagatgctgttctagctgtcctagatgctaagatgctgtcctagatgctgtcctagctgtcctagatgctaagatgctgtcctagctgtcctagatgctaagatgctatcctagatgctgtagccctagaaaggaccacaaagaccagccaaggaccacaaagacttatcccatcattctccccctaagtcttgtgcgtcgtcttgtgggaaagttgaaccatcccggtcctggagcagagctcaaggaacttgatCCTCCCAAGAGGCTTGGTAAGCAGGTCCGCGAGCTGgtccttggtgttgatgtagctcgccttgatgctcccttcctccaaacagcCTCAGATGAAGTGGTACCTCACTCGGATGTGCTTACTCCGTTCATGGAAAACGGGGTTCTTTGCCAGGGCCAGAGCGGACTTGCTGTCCATCCTGAGCTTCACCGCTCTAGTGTCtctgccgaggagatcaccaagcagtCGAGCGAGCCAGAGCGCCTGAGTTGAAGCGGTAGAGGCcgctatgtactcggcctcgcagctggacagggccaccacctgctgcttgaccgactgccagctaacgaggcacttgccgaggaggaagaggatcccgctcgtgctcttgctggtgtcgatgtcgccggcgtggtcactgtcgctgtacccgacgaagtgtgccgccccagggcacctagggtagtagaggccgtggtcgagagtccccgcaacgtagcggatgattctcttcacagcctgctggtgctccgtcgtcggtcgctgcatgaaccgactgacgtagccgacggagaatgccaagtccggccgtgtgtgggcgaggtagcgaaggctccccacaagacgccggtactgcgtagcgtccacctcctccgtcgtgctgtcgcggctcagcttcagcctctcctccatcggagtgagagctgggttgcagtcggtgagcccagctagctcaacgacgcgcttggcgtaggcggtctgtcgaagcgtgatcccggagtcatcctggtgcacctcgattcccaggtagaaggagagaggccccaggtcactcatctggaaagtggccttcatctcttccttaaatgccgccacctccgcatccttggtgccggtgatcaccaagtcgtcgacgtagacacccaccagcagagcatttcctccactgccccgtcggtagatggccgcctcgtgcgggctttgctCGAAGCCCATCCCCTTTAGCGTGGAATCCAACTTGGCATTCCACGCCCTCGGCGCCTACCGCAAGCCGTAGAGGGCCTTGCGCaggcggagcaccttgccctccttgccggggatcgcaaatcccggcggctggtgcacgtagacctcctccttcaagtcgccgttaaggaacgccgtcttgacgtccatgtgatgaacacgccagccctcctgggcagctagcgcaaggaggagtcgcacggactccatccgtgccacgggagcgaaggcgtcgtcgaagtcgaccccctcctgttgcacgaagcctcgtgccaccaagcgagccttgtgcttgacgatggcgccggcttcatccctctTCAGCTTGTACACCCACTTAAGGGTGATCGCGCGGTGACCACGAGgaaggtcagcaagctcccaggtgcggttcttctcaaccgcatcc
This genomic interval carries:
- the LOC133922308 gene encoding U1 small nuclear ribonucleoprotein C-1, which encodes MPRYYCDYCDTYLTHDSPSVRKQHNAGYKHKANVRNYYQQFEEQQTQSLIDQRIKEHLGQAAAFQVGAPFNQHLLSYPGGVHRPRLPILPTPMMPHGVPQVPGAPLMPGVRPPILPAPGLPGYPGAPPTMQQPGAPPGSMPMQMAPLPRPPTLPPPTSGAPGAPIHNSGAPPAMYQTNPPPPAGPTSGAPPAPATAPPQPAFSYAQPSEGTH